The genomic window AGATAGAATTAAACagaatgagaataaaaataaaagatatgttAAATGACTTTGTGTTCGACTTTGGGTATGTAACTCATAAAATTAGTAAGGTGgataatgagaaaaatattgatgGGTATTTTAGACTTTTTATATACCTAAATGGTGATTTAGATGTTATATCACAAATTTACCAATTTCTTATTACtgtgcatatatatagatatatgaaaaatgtAAAGTTTATTTgagtatatatgttatattatttacgagagatatacacacacaaatatttttttttatgtatatatatacaatttaaaaaaaccagcaagaagaaatatatagaacaataatattaaattatgtaaatggTTTATAATTATGTTCTTTTCAAATTGCATATCCATACTATATTGATTATCGAgtttaaattaaattgtttcactggtttataaaaagttttatcagttgatatttttgaaattaatcaatttattaatCGTTAAAAAAATGTTTGCTTCTAAAtgacaaatcatattaaaaatttttacggtaacaaaaataataatttgatgcAGAAATGTCTTGTTTTATATCATTtgactcattaaaaaaaatatttgcttgcttgttgttttattaattgttaaaaaaatgtttgattgttgttgttgcttttagtcttttgttgtttttttttatttcatgttccATTCGGTTTGTTATATCAGGTTATGATCTCTACTTTCTGGTTTTTGATAAATcaatgatttatctatttttttaaattaaaaaatatattaatcaatccaTATTAACCATTAATTAGACTAAAACAAAActgaaataaaatagaaattatttaaattaataagacCAAATAAAAAGCTATAAACTTCAAATTCCAAACTCGTTCAAATGTATCACAGTACCATCAATGGTCGTCAAGAAAGTACATAACTTCTAACATTGAAATTGGTACGAGATGCAATGAACATAATCCATGAAAGGGctaaatcaattattaaaaatgaaaactaatttagaaattaaaaataaagagtaaACTAAACTCtatttatatgtatgaatataaaCACGTAAACACCATcgaattttatatttcttttaattgtgtAGGCAAAAGATGGCAAGTGCTCTTGGCTTAACCTTGCAAACCTCTTTGAacgagagagaaagaagaagaagaagaagaagaagatggaggtGTAGTGATCTCTCACGATCTCAGACAAGTGTTTCTTATGCCTTGAAATCTATCCAAGATTACATTCCATCCATTCATCCTTCCCTATGGCATAAGGTATTATCTATTACTTAATTTAACCCTAATGCTTTTTATTCTCGTACTATATATtataatgattttgttttgatacgcaaaaaatcaaaattcctTCTATTTCAGTTGTTAAAATTGTCAATtgctattctttttatttattgatatattttttaaataaaaggtttattagttttaaaataagtTAATATTACTCTATGTAAGTATTACTTATCTAGAATTATGGAAATAAATATGACTATTTGAACCATAATTGTCCAAATAGAGAATAAAATAGATCATGTAccaaataatgataataatttaaaaactcttatttagtaatttaaaaatttttatctaatgtattatgtgttatgtttttaaattatttcatggCAATAAAAATTGAGACAATTCTAGTAAAACATGAGTTTCGTAAAATAAGGGTATTCCTAGTTTATTGGATGCCTCTTAAGTAAAACTTAATATCATTAACGAGTTTGGTATTTAAAAATTGCAATTCATGAATTATAATTAGGACAAATCAAGTTTGAttagatttaatttgttatatacAAGCCAACTTTCATACAGAATGgatgttttaaatttataacaagCTTAATTGAGCTTTACTCAATTGaatattattcatttaaatGAATAGTTGTCTCTTTGTTATTCCCTTTCTAAAGGAATCACAAGAAGATCAAGGAAAACAGGGGAAAATAATTTCAAGGACAAAGAAAAGattgaataataataacacagATCCCATTGTGACCATGTCATTAATTGATGATCTCCAAAGGCTTGGAATAGCTTATCACTTTGATGAGGAGATTCAAGCACTTTCAAGCCAATGCTTCAATTTCCAAAGTGGAAAAGATGATCTGTTTGGCACTTCTCTTTGCTTCAGATTGCTCAGGCAACAATGCCATAATGCATCCATAGGTATGTATTACTCATAGTAATAACCTGATTTGAACTACACAAATTGATCCAATCCGTCCTTTATGTCTAATATCATACCTGAGTTGGCCAAACTTGTGGTACAATTGCTTTAGTTAATGTTGGACTAAGGAATAAAAGTGAACAAATTTGTGCAATATATTGAAAagtcaaaaattaatatttaaggtcaaataaatatttatatttattagagATGTTATCATTTCAATCTCCACCATGGTTCAGATATGTTCCTTAAGTTCAAGGACAAAAATGGGAGGTTCAAGGAAGAGTTGAGCAAAGATTTGAGAGGTTTGCAAAGCTTGTATGAAGCTTCTTATATGGGGATTGAAGGTGAAGAATTATTATCACAAGCCATGGAGTTTAGTAAACACCACCTTCAAGCATCAATGGATTGGCTCCAACCTTCTCTGGCTAAACAAGTTGGCATGTCCTTGGCTTTTCCTACTCCACGAATGATGGAAAAGTTTGAGGCTCGAAGATATATCGAGAATTGGAAGCAAGATCTTAGAAAGAATTCAGAAATAATAGAGCTGGCAACTCTAGACTTTAATTCGGTTCAATCATTATACCAAAGAGAGATCACCGAGTTGAAAAGGTATGATTAATTATTTGCATTTGCTAAGAACAAAGAATGTGAACCAAagtaaagttttaaaataattatcataaaacACTAACCGAGAATATCACATATTTACGAAGTAATATACTAATTGtatatttgcttgatttttAATGCGGAGTAGATGGTGGAGAGAACTAGGACTTGCTCATAAACTCCCTTTTGCAAGAGATCAGCCATTGGAATGTTTCTTGTGGACAGTGGGGATCTTTCCTGAGCCAAACTACTCTGAATGCCGAATTGAAGTTGCAAAAGCTGTGGCAATCCTGTTAGTTCTTGATGATATATATGACAGCTATGGTTCTTTGGATGAACTCATCCTTTTTACAGAAGCTGTTCAAAGGTATGAGGACCTGAATGATCAAATTAATACAActatgtattatatatttatatacatatatatatgcatacatacctgcatatatatatgtgtgtgtgtgtatgaaaATGCCCTTTTGGTCTCTGAATTATGTCTCTATTTTCTCTTTAGTTCATGAATCCTAAGCAAGTCTATTTTCATCCTTGAACTAAACAAGGGACTACTTTCtacctcattaaaaaaaaagtgatttaaTAATTGTGCCACTGtgaataaattttgtttgagaATAACATGATTTTTTGGACATAATTTGATGAATTAAATTACATAGCATGAATTTTTATAAGTTCTTGAacgtgtgattttttttttcagatggGATATTGCAGGAATAGACCATCTTCCTGAGTACATGAAGATATGCTACATGGCTTTGTACAACAATATCAATGAGACCAGCTATAAAATCTTAAAAGAGCATGGATGGTGCATCATTCCCCAATTGACCAAACAAGTAACACCTTATCTTTGTTTCTGTATTATCTCTGTATTAGAGATAATAGTTtgacaaatttaaattatacgGATTAGATCTAATATGGTGTCACAGTCAAATTTCATAGTATCATGATTCATGGTGAATACATCATGACAAGTAATAACACTGAAACAAgagaatattaattaattactaaccTAACAATCTgttattatcaaatttttttaacttaaattaTCTAATTGTTTCAGTGGCAGAAAATATGTGAAGCATTTTTAGTGGAAGCCAGATGGTTTTGTAATAATCATGTGCCAAAACTTGACGATTATTTGAACAACGGAATTACTACCACAGGAACTTACATGGCCTTGGTT from Dioscorea cayenensis subsp. rotundata cultivar TDr96_F1 chromosome 9, TDr96_F1_v2_PseudoChromosome.rev07_lg8_w22 25.fasta, whole genome shotgun sequence includes these protein-coding regions:
- the LOC120268559 gene encoding probable terpene synthase 11, with product MVQVVAAPQHQSTIQNKFLEASNLFPDIGVSTSQSQNQSTGPEIPDANIGGSSSRDQESQEDQGKQGKIISRTKKRLNNNNTDPIVTMSLIDDLQRLGIAYHFDEEIQALSSQCFNFQSGKDDLFGTSLCFRLLRQQCHNASIDMFLKFKDKNGRFKEELSKDLRGLQSLYEASYMGIEGEELLSQAMEFSKHHLQASMDWLQPSLAKQVGMSLAFPTPRMMEKFEARRYIENWKQDLRKNSEIIELATLDFNSVQSLYQREITELKRWWRELGLAHKLPFARDQPLECFLWTVGIFPEPNYSECRIEVAKAVAILLVLDDIYDSYGSLDELILFTEAVQRWDIAGIDHLPEYMKICYMALYNNINETSYKILKEHGWCIIPQLTKQWQKICEAFLVEARWFCNNHVPKLDDYLNNGITTTGTYMALVYAFYLIGKQVTKESADLVNACPKLFYNSGRILRLWDDLGTAKDEQERGDVASSIEICKKENGFLSEEDARDGVRGLIDQTWKDLNKELIGLSPLGQSLIKASLNLARTSQLIYQHGDDEKAPGIEDSIHSLLIEPIHYS